The Salmonella enterica subsp. houtenae serovar Houten genome has a segment encoding these proteins:
- the mviN gene encoding virulence factor MviN yields MQEFYARVWNTKEMNLLKSLAAVSSMTMFSRVLGFARDAIVARIFGAGMATDAFFVAFKLPNLLRRIFAEGAFSQAFVPILAEYKSKQGEEATRIFVAYVSGLLTLALAVVTVAGMLAAPWVIMVTAPGFADTADKFALTTQLLRITFPYILLISLASLVGAILNTWNRFSIPAFAPTFLNISMIGFALFAAPYFNPPVLALAWAVTVGGVLQLVYQLPYLKKIGMLVLPRINFRDTGAMRVVKQMGPAILGVSVSQISLIINTIFASFLASGSVSWMYYADRLMEFPSGVLGVALGTILLPSLSKSFASGNHDEYCRLMDWGLRLCFLLALPSAVALGILAKPLTVSLFQYGKFTAFDAAMTQRALIAYSVGLIGLIVVKVLAPGFYSRQDIKTPVKIAIVTLIMTQLMNLAFIGPLKHAGLSLSIGLAACLNASLLYWQLRKQNIFTPQPGWMWFLARLIISVLVMAAVLFGVLHIMPAWSQGSMLWRLLRLMAVVIAGIAAYFAALAVLGFKVKEFVRRTA; encoded by the coding sequence ATGCAGGAGTTTTACGCCAGGGTCTGGAATACAAAAGAAATGAATTTATTGAAATCGCTGGCTGCCGTCAGCTCGATGACTATGTTTTCACGCGTGTTGGGTTTTGCCCGTGATGCGATTGTCGCCAGAATTTTTGGCGCAGGGATGGCGACCGACGCCTTTTTTGTGGCATTTAAACTCCCCAATCTACTACGCCGAATCTTTGCCGAAGGCGCTTTTTCTCAGGCTTTTGTGCCGATCCTGGCGGAATATAAGAGCAAGCAGGGTGAAGAGGCGACGCGGATCTTTGTTGCTTACGTTTCCGGCCTGTTGACGCTGGCATTGGCTGTCGTGACGGTGGCCGGTATGCTGGCCGCCCCGTGGGTTATTATGGTAACCGCGCCGGGTTTTGCCGATACCGCTGATAAATTCGCGCTGACGACGCAACTGCTGCGGATTACGTTTCCCTATATTCTATTGATCTCGCTGGCTTCGCTGGTTGGCGCCATTCTCAACACCTGGAATCGGTTCTCTATTCCTGCTTTTGCGCCGACATTTCTTAATATCAGCATGATCGGTTTTGCATTATTCGCCGCGCCATACTTTAATCCGCCGGTGCTGGCGTTGGCCTGGGCAGTCACCGTCGGCGGCGTGCTGCAACTGGTATATCAACTTCCGTATTTGAAAAAGATCGGTATGCTGGTGCTGCCGCGCATTAACTTTCGCGATACCGGGGCGATGCGGGTGGTCAAACAGATGGGGCCGGCGATTTTGGGCGTTTCTGTCAGTCAGATCTCCCTTATCATCAATACGATTTTCGCCTCGTTTCTGGCCTCCGGCTCGGTCTCATGGATGTACTATGCCGATCGGTTGATGGAGTTCCCGTCCGGCGTGCTGGGTGTGGCGTTGGGGACCATCCTGTTGCCGTCATTGTCGAAAAGCTTTGCCAGCGGCAATCACGATGAGTACTGCCGCCTGATGGACTGGGGGCTGCGTTTGTGCTTTTTACTGGCCTTGCCGAGCGCGGTGGCGTTAGGCATTCTGGCGAAGCCGCTGACGGTCTCGCTGTTTCAGTACGGTAAATTCACCGCCTTTGATGCAGCGATGACGCAGCGAGCGTTAATCGCCTATTCGGTGGGGCTGATTGGCTTGATCGTCGTGAAAGTGCTGGCCCCGGGCTTTTATTCTCGCCAGGATATTAAAACGCCGGTGAAAATCGCCATAGTGACGTTAATCATGACTCAGTTAATGAACCTGGCGTTTATTGGACCGCTGAAACACGCCGGGCTATCGCTCTCTATTGGTCTGGCGGCATGTCTCAATGCGTCTCTGCTGTACTGGCAACTGCGCAAACAGAATATCTTTACGCCCCAACCGGGTTGGATGTGGTTCCTGGCGCGACTGATCATTTCCGTACTGGTAATGGCCGCCGTGCTGTTTGGCGTGTTACATATTATGCCGGCGTGGTCGCAAGGGTCGATGTTATGGCGTTTGCTGCGTTTGATGGCGGTAGTGATCGCGGGTATCGCGGCCTATTTCGCCGCGCTTGCCGTGCTGGGTTTTAAAGTAAAAGAGTTTGTTCGCCGGACGGCGTAA
- the rimJ gene encoding ribosomal-protein-alanine acetyltransferase encodes MFGYRSNVPKVRLTTDRLVVRLVHERDAWRLADYYAENRHFLKPWEPVRDESHCYPSGWQARLGMIGEFHKQGSAFYFALLDPEEKEIIGVANFSNVVRGSFHACYLGYSIAQKWQGQGLMFEALTAAIRYMQRTQHIHRIMANYMPHNKRSGALLARLGFEKEGYAKDYLLIDGQWRDHVLTALTTPSWTPGR; translated from the coding sequence GCTTAACCACCGACCGTCTGGTGGTGCGTTTAGTGCATGAGCGTGATGCCTGGCGTCTGGCTGATTATTACGCGGAAAATCGTCATTTTTTAAAACCCTGGGAGCCGGTCCGTGATGAAAGTCATTGTTATCCTTCAGGGTGGCAGGCGCGTCTGGGAATGATCGGTGAATTTCACAAACAGGGCTCCGCCTTCTATTTCGCGCTGCTTGATCCGGAAGAAAAAGAAATTATTGGCGTGGCGAATTTTTCCAATGTGGTGCGCGGCTCTTTTCATGCCTGCTATCTGGGCTATTCCATTGCGCAGAAGTGGCAGGGGCAGGGGCTGATGTTTGAAGCCTTAACCGCTGCGATTCGCTATATGCAACGCACTCAGCATATCCACCGTATCATGGCGAACTATATGCCGCACAACAAACGTAGCGGCGCGTTGCTGGCGCGGCTTGGCTTTGAGAAAGAAGGCTACGCGAAAGATTACCTGTTGATTGATGGACAATGGCGCGACCATGTTCTGACGGCGTTAACCACGCCGTCATGGACGCCGGGGCGTTGA
- the yceH gene encoding Protein of uncharacterised function YceH, with translation MKYELTVTEARVIGCLLEKQVTTPEQYPLSVHGVVTACNQKTNREPVMNLTEQAVQEQLDNLVKRHFLRTVSGFGNRVTKYEQRFCNSEFGDLKLSAAEVALVTTLLLRGAQTPGELRSRASRMHEFSDMAEVESTLERLASREDGPYVVRLAREPGKRESRYMHLFCGNVDELSLQTSAPESASGDLQSRVEALESEVAELKQRLDSLLAHLGE, from the coding sequence ATGAAATATGAATTAACCGTCACTGAAGCGCGAGTGATTGGCTGTCTGCTGGAAAAGCAGGTCACAACGCCGGAACAATATCCGCTCTCCGTTCACGGCGTGGTGACGGCCTGCAACCAGAAAACGAACCGGGAACCGGTGATGAACCTGACGGAACAGGCGGTTCAGGAACAGCTCGATAACCTGGTAAAACGCCATTTCTTACGTACGGTCAGCGGGTTTGGTAATCGCGTCACAAAATATGAACAGCGCTTCTGTAATTCCGAGTTTGGCGATCTGAAACTTAGCGCGGCGGAAGTGGCGCTCGTCACTACGCTGCTGTTGCGCGGCGCGCAAACGCCCGGCGAGTTGCGTAGCCGGGCGTCGCGGATGCATGAATTCAGCGATATGGCGGAAGTTGAATCCACGCTGGAGCGGCTTGCCAGCCGTGAGGACGGCCCGTATGTCGTCCGTCTGGCGCGTGAACCGGGTAAGCGCGAAAGCCGCTATATGCACCTTTTTTGCGGCAACGTCGATGAACTGTCTCTCCAGACGTCTGCGCCGGAAAGCGCGTCGGGCGATCTTCAGTCTCGCGTCGAAGCGCTGGAAAGCGAAGTGGCGGAGTTAAAGCAGCGGCTGGATTCTTTGTTAGCTCACCTGGGAGAGTAA
- the mviM gene encoding virulence factor MviM: MRTLRIGIVGLGGIAQKAWLPVLTNTAGWTLQGAWSPSRDKALRICESWRIPYVDSLANLASGCDAVFVHSSTASHYAVVSELLNAGVHVCVDKPLADNLRDAERLVALAAQKKLTLMVGFNRRFAPLYRELKTHLGTAASLRMDKHRTDSVGPHDLRFTLLDDYLHVVDTALWLAGGEAYLASGTLLTGESGEMRYAEHHFSADKLQITTSMHRRAGSQRESVQAVTDGGLYDVTDMREWREECGQGILIKPIPGWQTTLEQRGFVGCARHFIDCVQNQTVPETAGEQAILAQRVVETLWRDAISE; this comes from the coding sequence GTGAGAACATTACGGATTGGCATTGTCGGGTTAGGCGGTATTGCGCAGAAGGCCTGGTTGCCGGTATTAACCAACACCGCCGGATGGACGTTACAGGGCGCCTGGTCTCCTTCGCGGGATAAAGCCTTACGTATCTGCGAAAGCTGGCGCATACCGTATGTGGATTCGCTGGCGAATTTAGCGTCCGGCTGCGATGCGGTCTTCGTCCACTCCAGTACCGCAAGCCATTATGCTGTGGTCAGCGAACTTCTTAACGCCGGCGTCCATGTCTGCGTGGATAAACCGCTGGCGGACAATCTACGTGATGCCGAACGGCTGGTGGCGCTGGCGGCGCAAAAAAAATTGACGCTGATGGTTGGCTTTAATCGCCGCTTCGCGCCGCTGTACCGCGAACTGAAGACGCACCTCGGCACTGCGGCGTCACTGCGTATGGATAAACATCGTACCGATAGCGTCGGGCCGCACGACTTACGTTTTACTTTGCTCGATGACTATCTGCATGTTGTGGATACCGCGCTATGGTTGGCGGGCGGCGAGGCGTATCTTGCCAGCGGCACGTTGCTCACCGGCGAGTCGGGCGAAATGCGCTATGCGGAGCATCATTTTTCAGCCGACAAACTACAAATTACCACCAGTATGCACCGGCGCGCCGGAAGTCAGCGTGAATCGGTCCAGGCCGTCACCGACGGCGGGCTGTATGACGTGACGGATATGCGTGAATGGCGCGAAGAGTGCGGGCAGGGTATTCTCATCAAACCCATTCCTGGTTGGCAAACGACGCTTGAACAGCGTGGTTTTGTCGGATGCGCGCGGCATTTCATTGACTGCGTGCAAAATCAGACGGTTCCGGAAACGGCGGGGGAGCAGGCGATTTTGGCCCAACGCGTCGTGGAGACGCTGTGGCGGGACGCCATCAGCGAATAA